The genomic interval GATTACTTTTATGAAATCTTGAAAAGGGCTTTTGCCGGGAACCGTAAACATGGAGGAGCAGCGCAACTGGATACAGGTAAGCGGCCGGGTGGTGGTCGGGCTCATGGATGCCTTTGCCATCGTGCTCCGGCATCTCTTCCGCCGCCCCGTCACTGAAGAGTATCCGGAATACAAGCGGCCCTTGCCCGAGCGCACCCGAGCCCGCATCATCCTCACCCGGGACCCGGAAGGTGAGGAACGCTGCGTCTCCTGTTATCTCTGCGCCGCGGTCTGCCCAGTCTCCTGCATCTCCATGCAAGGCGAGGAACGGGCCGACGGCCGCCGCTGGGCCAGGTGGTTTCGTATCAACTTCGCCCGCTGCATTTACTGCGGCCTGTGTGAGGAGGCCTGCCCCACCCTGGCGATCCAGTTGACCCCGCACTTCGAATTTTGCGACCTGGACCTCCTGAACCTGGTGGCGGAAAAGCACGATTTGCTCGTGAACCACGGCGGCAAGAACCACGACTATAATTTTTATCGCCATGCCGGGGTCACCATGGTGGGAGCCAAGGGCACCCACATCGATGAAGCCAAGCCGGTGAATCTCAAAAGCAATCTCCCTTAAAGGATGGACAGGACCGG from Desulfobaccales bacterium carries:
- the nuoI gene encoding NADH-quinone oxidoreductase subunit NuoI, whose translation is MPGTVNMEEQRNWIQVSGRVVVGLMDAFAIVLRHLFRRPVTEEYPEYKRPLPERTRARIILTRDPEGEERCVSCYLCAAVCPVSCISMQGEERADGRRWARWFRINFARCIYCGLCEEACPTLAIQLTPHFEFCDLDLLNLVAEKHDLLVNHGGKNHDYNFYRHAGVTMVGAKGTHIDEAKPVNLKSNLP